One window of the Trifolium pratense cultivar HEN17-A07 linkage group LG2, ARS_RC_1.1, whole genome shotgun sequence genome contains the following:
- the LOC123904449 gene encoding uncharacterized protein LOC123904449, which produces MTSAFVFTSHGDPHHQIAKKPPDSTKQPPPKTSFRDKLLGPSQTNHTREKEDMIEKKLVRIELEDGNRLLPKVYLEPKVFQDLCTPWKDAIVIKLLGKNLAVSHWSPEFASPNATVERTVVWVRFPGLNLVYYDESFLLAMASAIGRPIKVDINTLNVERGKFARVCVEVDLTVLVVGKIWVNGHWYKVQYEGLHLICTNCGCYGHLGRKCPLSNTVPEVAANQHRESQTVNNSRSTHQHSNRNQQELNVISQNGIELNAGAEEKETEKEQITNNKDESSKLHGDWLLVTRRKKKSHQLTTENSKSVTHTTNNFNVLSPLAHQKKSKAINQKLPPRPKESEIARPNKRNTDPKRRRHDDQDHVPIIFPSNHEPIIKSDPTSHKSLSHDLHKSLPSPHAKKNVTPPPILTHVTVPNDHNTPDLEKNHNFDPSYILQPVPHTNNDQQDVHLAHAKPNDDNGDDKFENCEAPKHNEEDMVT; this is translated from the exons ATGACATCTGCTTTTGTTTTCACCTCTCATGGTGACCCTCACCACCAAATAGCCAAAAAGCCTCCTGATTCGACCAAACAGCCGCCGCCTAAAACCTCTTTTCGTGATAAGCTTCTAGGCCCTTCACAAACTAATCACACACGAGAAAAAGAGGACATGATCGAAAAGAAACTTGTCCGCATAGAGCTCGAAGATGGCAACCGTCTCCTTCCCAAAGTCTACCTTGAACCAAAAGTTTTTCAAGATCTATGCACTCCCTGGAAAGATGCTATTGTGATCAAACTCTTGGGGAAGAACTTAG CCGTCTCCCACTGGTCTCCAGAATTCGCTTCTCCAAATGCAACTGTTGAGCGCACTGTTGTCTGGGTACGTTTTCCCGGtttaaatttagtttattatGATGAAAGTTTCCTTCTTGCTATGGCGTCGGCAATCGGTCGTCCAATAAAAGTGGACATCAATACTTTGAATGTTGAGAGAGGCAAATTCGCAAGAGTTTGTGTCGAAGTGGACTTAACGGTACTAGTGGTTGGAAAAATTTGGGTGAATGGACACTGGTACAAAGTTCAATATGAAGGTCTACACTTAATCTGCACTAATTGCGGTTGTTATGGCCACCTTGGCCGGAAGTGCCCCCTCTCCAACACCGTGCCGGAAGTTGCGGCGAATCAACACCGAGAAAGTCAAACTGTCAACAATTCTCGGTCAACTCATCAACACTCAAATCGGAATCAGCAAGAATTAAATGTTATTTCTCAAAATGGCATTGAATTAAATGCAGGCGCAGAAGAAAAGGAAACAGAAAAGGAGCAAATCACAAATAATAAGGATGAATCATCAAAGCTGCATGGTGATTGGTTGTTAGTGACTAGGCGAAAAAAGAAATCTCATCAACTCACCACAGAAAACTCAAAATCTGTTACACAtacaacaaataattttaatgtGTTGTCTCCTCTGGCCCACCAAAAGAAATCCAAAGCAATAAATCAGAAATTACCACCTAGACCAAAAGAGAGTGAAATCGCGCGCCCcaataaaagaaacacggaTCCCAAACGACGACGTCATGATGACCAAGATCATGTGCCAATTATTTTCCCTTCCAATCATGAGCCAATCATTAAAAGTGACCCCACATCTCACAAAAGCTTATCCCATGACCTTCACAAAAGCTTACCATCCCCTCATGCAAAAAAAAACGTGACCCCACCCCCCATTTTGACTCATGTGACCGTCCCAAATGACCATAATACCCCTGACTtggaaaaaaatcacaactttGACCCTAGTTACATATTACAGCCTGTTCCTCACACAAATAACGACCAACAAGATGTCCACCTTGCTCATGCGAAACCTAATGATGACAATGGAGatgataaatttgaaaattgtgaAGCTCCCAAGCACAATGAGGAGGATATGGTCACTTAG
- the LOC123904447 gene encoding uncharacterized protein LOC123904447, with protein sequence MSVISWNCRGLGNPSAVLHLKYLIRRYKPDVMILYETLVNSNKTTDLRYELSFDSCLVVDREGRGGGVAVFWNNHVNCNITNYSSNHVDIEVADSGKGNWRLTGFYGYPEGSRRRDSWNLLRQLSQRSNLPWCVIGDFNDILSSDEKKGRADRANWLINGFREAVGDAGLFDLFMHGYQFTWFKSLGTNRAVEEKLDRALANDSWSQHFPNARLECLTATSSDHYPLWLVCEPIQPTSYAPRHFKFEMAWMEDPEFANFVRNRRIVFGNKEPKLSGTRMEI encoded by the exons ATGAGTGTCATTAGTTGGAATTGTCGGGGATTGGGTAACCCGAGTGCAGTTCTTCATTTGAAATACCTCATCCGTAGATATAAACCGGATGTAATGATATTGTATGAGACTTTGGtcaactcaaataaaacaactGATTTGCGTTATGAGTTGAGTTTTGATTCTTGTCTTGTTGTTGATCGTGAAGGAAGAGGAGGGGGAGTGGCTGTTTTTTGGAATAATCATGTAAATTGTAATATCACCAATTATTCTTCCAATCATGTTGATATTGAGGTGGCTGATTCAGGTAAGGGGAATTGGAGATTAACAGGTTTTTATGGTTATCCGGAAGGTAGTCGTAGAAGAGACTCTTGGAATTTACTCCGACAACTTTCTCAACGATCTAATTTACCTTGGTGTGTCATTGGTGACTTCAATGATATATTGTCTTCAGATGAAAAGAAAGGTAGAGCTGACAGAGCAAATTGGTTGATAAATGGTTTTAGAGAAGCGGTGGGAGATGCTGGTTTATTTGATCTGTTTATGCATGGTTATCAATTCACTTGGTTTAAAAGCTTGGGAACAAATCGTGCGGTTGAAGAAAAATTGGACAGAGCTTTAGCAAATGATTCATGGAGTCAACATTTTCCTAATGCTAGATTGGAGTGCTTGACAGCTACCTCATCTGACCATTATCCATTGTGGCTTGTCTGTGAGCCGATTCAGCCCACTTCTTATGCACCGAGACATTTTAAATTTGAGATGGCTTGGATGGAAGATCCAGAATTTGCTAACTTTGTTCGCAACAG GAGGATCGTTTTTGGAAACAAAGAGCCAAAACTTTCTGGTACAAGGATGGAGATttaa
- the LOC123908034 gene encoding uncharacterized protein LOC123908034, with the protein MAPAVTLVGPPEIYTLKSTPTTQTTVTTTADAAAAASAPTGNAFIDQMVANFNSFSTIENPPMGLTENMSPTFISTGNPCLDFFFHIVPDTPSQRLVETLQLAWSQNPLTALKLVCNLRGVRGTGKSDREGFYAAALWFHQHHPKTLASNVPSLADFGYFKDLPEILYRLLEGSSIRKTRKEEWKNQRKLGSKNKNNKLSSSSTPFGVRKTNKKQSHNKNDNKEWKGTEKDSLMTEEVLARAKAQKETAHALKEEKRIALAKKLVERYTTDPNFKLLHDSISDHFADCLKKDLQFLKSGSPTKISLAAKWCPSIDSSFDRSTLLCESIAKRVFPREEYEGVEEAHYAYRVRDRLRKDVLVPLRKVLELPEIFIGANQWNLIPYNRVASVAMKFYTEKFLKHDKERFEKYLEDVKAGKTTIAAGALLPHEIIGSLGDGDGGEVAELQWKRIVDDLLKKGKMSNCLAVCDVSGSMSGIPMEVSVALGLLVSELNDEPWKGKVITFSAEPQLHLIQGDDLKSKTEFVRNMDWGMNTDFQKVFDRILDVAVNGNLKEEQMIKRIFVFSDMEFDEASANSWETDYQAITRKYREKGYGSSVPQIVFWNLRDSKATPVPATQKGVALVSGFSKNLLTLFLDNEGDISPVEAMEAAIAGPEYQKLVVLD; encoded by the coding sequence ATGGCCCCCGCCGTCACTCTTGTTGGCCCACCTGAGATCTACACTCTCAAATCAACTCCAACTACTCAAACCACCGTCACCACCACCGCcgatgctgctgctgctgcttctGCTCCCACTGGCAACGCCTTCATTGACCAAATGGTGGCCAATTTCAATTCCTTTTCGACCATTGAAAATCCACCAATGGGATTAACAGAGAACATGTCACCAACATTTATCTCTACTGGTAACCCCTGTCTTGACTTTTTCTTCCATATTGTTCCTGACACTCCCTCTCAAAGACTCGTTGAGACACTCCAACTAGCTTGGTCGCAAAATCCACTAACCGCCCTCAAACTCGTCTGTAACCTCCGTGGTGTCCGCGGTACCGGCAAGTCTGATCGTGAAGGATTCTACGCTGCTGCTCTCTGGTTTCATCAACATCACCCCAAAACCCTAGCTTCCAATGTTCCTTCCCTTGCTGACTTTGGTTATTTCAAAGATCTCCCTGAAATCCTTTACCGTCTTCTAGAAGGTTCTTCAATTCGCAAAACACGGAAAGAAGAGTGGAAGAACCAAAGGAAATTGGgatccaaaaacaaaaacaacaagcTTTCATCCTCATCAACCCCTTTTGGTgttagaaaaacaaataaaaaacagagCCACAACAAAAATGACAACAAAGAGTGGAAAGGAACAGAGAAAGACTCTTTGATGACTGAAGAGGTGCTGGCCAGAGCTAAGGCTCAGAAAGAAACTGCTCACGCTttgaaggaagagaagaggatTGCTTTGGCTAAGAAGCTTGTTGAACGTTACACTACCGACCCCAATTTTAAGTTACTTCATGATTCTATCTCTGATCATTTTGCTGATTGCTTGAAGAAAGATCTTCAGTTTTTGAAATCTGGGTCGCCCACAAAAATCAGTCTTGCTGCTAAATGGTGCCCGTCCATTGACTCTTCCTTTGATAGGTCAACACTTCTGTGTGAGAGCATTGCAAAGAGGGTCTTTCCTAGGGAGGAGTATGAAGGTGTGGAGGAGGCTCATTATGCTTATAGGGTTCGTGATCGGTTGAGGAAGGATGTGTTGGTGCCATTGAGGAAGGTGCTGGAGTTGCCTGAGATTTTCATTGGTGCTAATCAATGGAATTTGATCCCTTACAATAGGGTTGCTTCTGTTGCAATGAAGTTTTATACGGAGAAGTTTTTAAAGCATGATAAAGAGAGGTTTGAGAAGTACTTGGAGGATGTGAAAGCAGGGAAGACTACCATCGCGGCTGGTGCTTTACTTCCCCATGAGATTATAGGGTCTTTGGGAGATGGAGATGGTGGTGAAGTTGCAGAGTTGCAGTGGAAGAGAATCGTTGATGATTTGCTCAAGAAAGGAAAGATGAGCAATTGTCTTGCTGTGTGTGATGTGTCTGGGAGTATGAGTGGGATCCCCATGGAGGTGTCTGTGGCATTAGGATTGTTGGTGTCTGAATTGAATGACGAACCTTGGAAAGGGAAGGTTATTACTTTCAGTGCCGAGCCTCAGCTTCATTTGATTCAGGGGGATGATCTGAAGTCCAAGACAGAGTTTGTGAGGAACATGGATTGGGGGATGAACACTGATTTCCAGAAGGTGTTTGATCGCATATTGGATGTGGCTGTCAATGGGAATCTCAAGGAGGAACAGATGATTAAGAGGATCTTTGTATTCAGTGACAtggagtttgatgaagcttctGCAAACTCTTGGGAGACAGATTACCAAGCAATTACTAGGAAGTACAGAGAGAAAGGGTATGGTTCGTCTGTGCCTCAGATAGTGTTCTGGAATTTGAGAGACTCGAAGGCCACCCCAGTGCCGGCCACTCAGAAAGGAGTGGCGCTCGTAAGTGGATTTTCTAAGAATCTGCTGACATTGTTCTTGGATAATGAAGGTGATATAAGCCCTGTAGAAGCCATGGAAGCTGCCATTGCCGGCCCTGAGTATCAGAAACTAGTTGTGTTGGATTGA